In the genome of Deltaproteobacteria bacterium, one region contains:
- a CDS encoding DUF1566 domain-containing protein codes for MTTTFNRHHVILVTQVCITCLGLLACMHKKSAQDTASGTQMSVPGWLDLSTSTDGKTRQQCPSQLSDVNDEVQCAYKDASTGLIWSSRAPGQDGFREAREYLTWSEAKSACEKLGQWSGMDGWRLPTEAELNSAFLTPSGTIRQSGLLGLTDRIASFGPFPKYSLIWSLNEDSKNANQAKALLRGGGNISIGTVAKDMARGWHCVHSSATAIEPQRQVAEPTIQLTEPSPEPRTQSERPRLPPMKPSPLNGDELKTSSMLSQSSTGIAAPKWTIKPINDFDRLSFILNTTDLPPPQPAQETHKREVARIAQQPSDETLMTPELPTNLTNQKKTTTSQQGFVKALRNAFAKLGAAHAIDDRGRLILNKASGIRFPSGEGNLSKSSLPRAKIMLRTYAEVLLAELPESATTARLAVIGYSVPSLRMNPAATQQANKKISRIRADLIRTLIADFNIWPPDQISIDGLGNINPIERKDHTEGACGIYDCELSRRVEVSPIFKETQKTQ; via the coding sequence ATGACAACTACATTCAATCGTCACCACGTTATTTTGGTCACGCAAGTCTGCATTACTTGCCTCGGTCTTCTTGCATGTATGCACAAAAAGTCAGCGCAAGACACTGCTAGTGGTACACAAATGAGCGTACCCGGATGGCTCGATCTTAGCACCAGCACGGATGGCAAGACTCGTCAGCAATGCCCATCGCAATTGAGCGATGTCAACGATGAGGTGCAATGCGCGTACAAAGACGCCAGCACGGGGCTCATCTGGAGCAGCCGCGCCCCTGGGCAAGATGGCTTTCGCGAGGCGCGAGAATATCTCACCTGGAGCGAAGCAAAATCTGCGTGTGAAAAGCTAGGCCAATGGAGCGGTATGGATGGCTGGCGCCTACCGACTGAAGCAGAGCTAAACAGCGCATTCCTGACACCGTCGGGTACCATCAGACAATCGGGACTTCTTGGACTGACGGATCGCATAGCTAGCTTCGGCCCGTTTCCGAAATATAGCCTCATCTGGTCATTAAATGAGGACTCCAAAAATGCCAATCAAGCAAAAGCCCTGCTCCGCGGCGGAGGCAATATCAGTATCGGTACCGTAGCTAAGGATATGGCGCGTGGATGGCATTGCGTTCACTCATCGGCCACTGCGATTGAGCCCCAGAGGCAGGTGGCCGAGCCAACCATCCAGCTCACCGAACCGTCACCAGAGCCAAGGACGCAATCGGAGCGACCAAGGTTGCCTCCCATGAAACCTTCCCCGCTCAATGGCGACGAACTAAAAACCTCGTCCATGCTTTCGCAGAGTAGCACGGGGATAGCGGCTCCCAAGTGGACTATCAAGCCTATCAATGATTTCGATCGCCTGAGCTTCATTTTAAACACCACCGACTTACCACCGCCTCAACCCGCGCAAGAGACGCATAAAAGAGAAGTCGCGCGAATCGCTCAGCAGCCTTCAGACGAAACGCTCATGACTCCAGAACTACCGACCAACCTGACGAACCAGAAAAAAACCACTACCTCGCAGCAGGGCTTTGTTAAGGCACTAAGAAACGCCTTCGCCAAATTGGGCGCAGCTCATGCTATCGATGATCGCGGTCGACTCATTCTCAACAAAGCCTCGGGAATACGCTTCCCAAGCGGCGAGGGCAACCTGAGCAAATCAAGCCTGCCGCGAGCAAAGATCATGCTTAGAACCTATGCCGAGGTACTGCTAGCCGAATTGCCTGAATCGGCAACGACAGCACGGTTAGCGGTCATTGGATACTCCGTCCCAAGCCTTAGGATGAACCCCGCCGCAACGCAGCAGGCCAATAAAAAAATTAGTCGGATTCGCGCAGACCTGATCCGCACTCTGATTGCAGACTTCAATATTTGGCCGCCAGATCAAATCAGTATTGACGGCCTAGGCAATATCAACCCGATCGAGCGCAAAGACCATACCGAAGGCGCATGCGGCATTTACGATTGTGAACTAAGTCGCAGAGTAGAAGTAAGCCCTATCTTTAAAGAAACTCAAAAAACTCAGTAG